A portion of the Phacochoerus africanus isolate WHEZ1 chromosome 5, ROS_Pafr_v1, whole genome shotgun sequence genome contains these proteins:
- the TMEM265 gene encoding transmembrane protein 265: MEDEEKAVEILVTNTEAAHSPFPIRCCWFRLRCLAATSVICGCSCLGVVALVFAIKAEERHKTGRLEEAVHWGARARRYILASFAVWLAVLVLGPLLLWLLSYVIAQAE, encoded by the exons ATGGAGGACGAGGAGAAAGCAGTGGAGATCTTGGTGACCAACACGGAAGCTGCTCATTCTCCATTCCCCATTCGCTGCTGTTGGTTCCGTCTCCGCTGCTTGGCAGCTACTAGCGTTATATGTGGCTGCTCTTGCCTGGGAGTTGTGGCCCTTGTGTTTGCCATCAAG GCAGAAGAGCGGCATAAGACAGGCCGGTTGGAGGAGGCAGTGCACTGGGGGGCCCGGGCCCGGAGGTACATCCTGGCCAGCTTTGCTGTCTGGCTTGCAGTCCTCGTTCTGGGCCCCCTGCTTCTATGGCTGCTCTCCTACGTCATCGCCCAGGCTGAGTGA